One Camelina sativa cultivar DH55 chromosome 3, Cs, whole genome shotgun sequence genomic window carries:
- the LOC104776277 gene encoding receptor protein kinase TMK1: MVENGVVQGGGGRNVMVGVKFDELSNELLDWALVKVAEPGDTVIALHILGNEIVDRADNSSLISLVKNFDSVLEVYEGFCQLKQVELKLKLSRGSSSRKILVREAKLCSASKVVVGISKRYHTIHSSVSVAKYLARKVSKNCCVLAVDKGKVMFQKDGSSSIIHQSQGKSDARRTTLSNFFQMPTTLRKNTKVVNHPEEEEEESEEDHSNGQSLRRSLMSACLGNCSVRDMNSLPSGSLSSDCDQDDNADFHKAMALVPAKFPEDLNRFITMLVKELPEFRPGWPLLCRVASSDVLASAPRSSSFRKIPVVQWVLKLPSRTNSVVGDTKQIGFDSSESEDTKLLSTVPDENDSTIVKCSLDSSSSRFQEDVDDLRARISTSCHFFKYKELVSVTSNFCADNFIGKGGNSRVFRGYLPNGREVAVKILKQTECVLKDFVAEIDIITTLHHKNVISLLGYCFENHNLLLVYNYLSRGSLEKNLHGNKKDLVAFRWNERYKVAVGIAEALDYLHNSAPQPVIHRDVKSSNILLSDDFEPQLSDFGLAKWASLSTTQIICSDIAGTFGYLAPEYFMYGKMNNKIDVYAYGVVLLELLSGRKPVNSESPKAQESLVMWAKTILDNKEYSQLLDPSLQDDSKGDQMERLALAATLCIRHNPQSRPEMGMVLKLLNGDAEMLKWAKLQVNNPLEDSKVLKDEKLWRSNLQSHLNLAFLDMEDDSLSMGSIEQGISVEGYLKGRASPSSSFN; this comes from the exons CTCTTCATATTCTCGGCAATG AGATCGTTGATCGAGCAGACAACTCTTCGCTTATCTCCCTTGTTAAGAATTTTGACTCTGTTCTTGAAGTCTATGAAGGTTTCTGCCAATTGAAACAG GTGGAGTTGAAGTTGAAATTGTCCCGGGGTTCTTCTTCTCGAAAGATTCTAGTTAGAGAAGCAAAATTGTGTTCTGCATCCAAAGTAGTGGTTGGAATCTCCAAACGTTATCATACAATTCATTCATCTGTCTCCGTGGCTAAGTACTTAGCCAGAAAAGTATCAAAAAATTGCTGTGTTCTAGCTGTTGACAAGGGGAAAGTCATGTTTCAGAAAGATGGTTCCTCATCCATCATTCATCAATCTCAAG GGAAAAGCGATGCTCGTAGGACCACTTTGTCTAATTTCTTTCAGATGCCTACCACACTGAGAAAGAATACCAAAGTAGTAAACCATCccgaagaggaagaggaagagtcgGAGGAGGATCATTCCAATGGCCAGAGTCTACGGCGTTCTTTAATGTCTGCATGCCTTGGGAATTGCTCGGTTCGTGATATGAATTCTCTGCCTTCTGGATCTTTAAGTTCTGACTGTGATCAAGATGATAATGCGGATTTCCACAAGGCAATGGCGCTTGTGCCCGCTAAGTTTCCAGAAGATTTGAACCGATTCATTACTATGCTGGTAAAGGAACTTCCTGAATTTAGACCAGGTTGGCCTTTGCTTTGTCGTGTAGCTTCTTCAGATGTATTAGCTTCTGCTCCGCGTAGCTCTTCGTTCAGAAAGATACCAGTTGTCCAATGGGTGCTGAAGCTGCCTTCTAGGACCAATTCTGTTGTTGGAGACACTAAGCAGATTGGTTTTGATTCTTCAGAATCTGAAGATACTAAGCTTTTGTCAACTGTTCCTGATGAAAATGATTCTACGATCGTGAAATGTTCTCTTGATTCTAGCTCAAGTAGATTCCAAGAGGATGTGGATGATCTTCGGGCGAGGATATCCACATCTTGCCACTTTTTTAAGTACAAGGAACTTGTGTCAGTGACATCCAATTTCTGTGCTG ATAATTTCATCGGAAAAGGAGGCAACAGCCGGGTTTTTAGAGGTTACCTGCCAAATGGAAGAGAGGTTGCAGTGAAAATACTCAAGCAAACCGAATGTGTCTTGAAAGATTTTGTGGCAGAGATTGACATCATCACAACCTTACACCATAAAAACGTTATTTCACTCTTAGGCTATTGCTTTGAAAACCATAACCTATTACTAGTATACAATTATCTCTCAAGAGGGAGCCTTGAAAAGAATCTTCACG GCAACAAAAAGGACCTGGTTGCATTTCGTTGGAATGAGAGATATAAGGTCGCTGTGGGAATAGCTGAGGCGTTGGACTATCTGCATAACAGTGCTCCACAACCTGTCATTCACAGAGATGTTAAGTCATCAAACATATTACTGTCTGATGATTTTGAGCCACAG CTTTCTGATTTTGGGCTTGCAAAGTGGGCGTCGTTATCTACAACTCAGATAATCTGCTCCGATATTGCAGGAACCTTTGG CTATTTAGCTCCAGAGTATTTTATGTATGGCAAGATGAACAATAAGATAGATGTCTATGCATACGGTGTTGTACTCCTCGAGCTTCTTTCTGGACGAAAACCAGTTAATAGTGAATCTCCAAAGGCTCAAGAGAGTCTTGTTATGTGG GCGAAGACGATTCTGGATAACAAAGAATATTCTCAACTATTAGACCCAAGTTTGCAAGATGACAGCAAAGGCGACCAGATGGAGAGGTTGGCATTAGCAGCCACTCTTTGTATAAGACATAACCCTCAATCTAGGCCTGAAATGGGAATG GTACTAAAGCTTCTTAACGGTGACGCGGAGATGCTAAAATGGGCAAAGCTACAAGTTAACAACCCTTTAGAGGATTCAAAGGTACTCAAGGACGAGAAATTGTGGAGGTCTAATCTGCAGTCACATCTCAACCTAGCATTCCTTGACATGGAAGATGACTCTCTCTCCATGGGAAGCATCGAGCAAGGCATCTCCGTGGAAGGTTATCTTAAAGGCAGAGCAAGCCCTTCATCGAGTTTCAACTGA